From the genome of Colwellia psychrerythraea 34H, one region includes:
- a CDS encoding ABC transporter permease, whose protein sequence is MNRYAVSAIYKFEMARTKRTIFQSIISPVISTSLYFIVFGSAIGSRITEIDGVSYGAFIVPGLIMLSLLTQSISNASFGIYFPKFTGTIYELLSAPISSFEVLLGYVGAAATKSILLALIILATAHLFVPLEIAHPFWMLFFLVMTAITFSLFGFIIGIWADNFEKLQVIPLIVITPLVFLGGTFYSVSMLPPFWQTVTQFNPVFYLISGFRWSFYEVADVSLITSLCVMSGFLAFCLLAVAWIFKSGYQIKQ, encoded by the coding sequence ATGAATCGTTACGCTGTTTCGGCCATTTATAAATTTGAAATGGCGCGTACAAAACGCACTATTTTTCAAAGTATTATCTCTCCAGTGATTTCAACATCACTTTATTTTATTGTTTTTGGCTCTGCGATTGGTTCTCGTATTACTGAAATAGATGGTGTTAGTTACGGTGCTTTTATTGTACCGGGCTTAATTATGTTATCGCTATTAACACAAAGTATTTCTAATGCGTCATTTGGTATATATTTTCCTAAGTTCACTGGCACTATTTACGAATTACTTTCTGCTCCAATATCTTCTTTTGAAGTATTGCTAGGTTATGTGGGCGCTGCAGCGACTAAATCGATTTTGTTAGCGTTAATTATTTTAGCAACAGCGCATTTGTTTGTCCCCCTTGAAATAGCACATCCATTTTGGATGTTATTCTTTTTAGTGATGACTGCGATAACTTTTAGTTTATTTGGTTTTATTATTGGCATTTGGGCAGACAACTTTGAAAAGCTACAAGTGATACCACTTATTGTCATCACCCCACTTGTTTTCTTAGGAGGTACCTTTTACTCCGTCAGTATGTTACCGCCATTTTGGCAAACGGTAACGCAATTTAACCCCGTATTTTATTTAATTAGTGGCTTTCGATGGAGTTTTTATGAAGTGGCTGACGTAAGTTTAATAACAAGCTTATGTGTGATGAGCGGCTTTTTAGCTTTTTGTTTATTAGCCGTTGCCTGGATATTTAAAAGTGGTTATCAGATAAAGCAATAA
- a CDS encoding ABC transporter ATP-binding protein, whose amino-acid sequence MQPIIQITDVNKVYASGFQALNNINLLIKPAEIFALLGPNGAGKTTLISTICGIVDATSGKITVDGKDIVSGYRHTRELIGLVPQELTTDAFETVWATVSFSRGLFGKKSNPAFIEKTLKSLSLWDKKDNRMMELSGGMKRRVMIAKALSHEPSILFLDEPTAGVDVELRKDMWQLVRQLRNDGVTIILTTHYIEEAEEIADRIGVIKNGQLILVEDKTALMNQLGKKQLILDLKEPLTEIPANMADFNLQIKNDGQQLIYSYDTTEEHTGISALLQQLSAASIGFKDIKTDQSSLEDIFVSLVREST is encoded by the coding sequence TTGCAGCCCATTATTCAAATCACAGACGTTAATAAAGTTTATGCTAGTGGCTTTCAAGCACTTAATAATATTAACTTATTAATAAAACCCGCTGAAATCTTTGCCTTATTAGGGCCAAATGGTGCAGGTAAAACGACACTCATTAGTACTATTTGCGGCATTGTTGATGCTACCTCTGGGAAAATTACTGTTGATGGTAAAGATATTGTCTCAGGTTACCGACATACGCGTGAACTTATTGGTTTAGTGCCGCAAGAGTTAACCACCGATGCTTTTGAAACAGTATGGGCGACGGTTTCATTTAGTCGTGGATTATTTGGTAAAAAATCGAATCCTGCTTTTATTGAGAAAACACTTAAATCATTGTCCCTTTGGGATAAAAAAGACAATCGCATGATGGAGTTATCTGGTGGTATGAAACGCAGAGTGATGATTGCTAAAGCACTCTCTCATGAACCTTCTATTTTATTTTTAGATGAGCCTACTGCTGGCGTTGATGTAGAGTTGCGCAAAGACATGTGGCAATTGGTACGACAATTACGAAACGATGGTGTGACTATTATTTTAACCACACATTATATTGAAGAAGCGGAAGAAATAGCAGACCGTATTGGTGTCATTAAAAATGGTCAACTTATATTGGTTGAAGATAAAACAGCTTTAATGAATCAACTAGGTAAAAAGCAATTGATTCTCGATTTAAAAGAGCCATTAACTGAAATACCTGCAAATATGGCTGATTTTAATTTACAGATTAAAAATGATGGACAGCAATTAATTTATAGTTATGACACCACTGAAGAGCACACTGGGATTTCTGCTTTACTTCAGCAGTTGTCCGCAGCAAGTATTGGGTTTAAAGATATCAAAACAGATCAAAGCTCGTTGGAAGATATATTTGTCTCGTTAGTAAGGGAATCAACATGA
- a CDS encoding amidohydrolase family protein has translation MQIQKPMKAIQSIISVVVLMTTLGCSQQYEAVNTVQVALPNQEKFRLILGGTDVGGMLVNRNAENIIIDYSYSNNGRGSSSKEVLKLSDTGLPIDWRITGKTVFGNEVDEQFSLQDNMAYWQSTAEKGSAKFNNSAIYIAQNASPYALYIYATALLEKPNHSLSALPSGELTITQVDKVDLKDISGVLVNATIYAINGIELDPSYIALDENQHMIGYLSPRAVVIREGLEQQSKILSDLAASLNASRFEKIAKKTTHLYEKPVRINNVRIFDPVNMQLTDSQSVLIEKDKITAIEPLVDIPKEGEILIDGNGGTLIPGLYEMHGHMSDNDALLNVMAGVTSVRDMGNEIEILDPLIEKIESNQIIGPRITKSGFIEGKSEFSAATGEIASTEQEAVDLVNTYGEKGGYFQIKIYSSINGEWVPAMAKAAKKHGMRVTGHIPAFSTVDEMIAAGYDEITHINQGMLSWVLDRDEDTRTLYRITGMKRFVDLDLNSEKVQNTLNTMVEKNIAVDPTIVIHEFGLTARNGKTRIGTKDYIDNMPVGVQRQAKVGLLNVADQEEDKAYQLAFDKVIETLALMHKKGIFLVPGTDLGGAFELHRELELFKKIGMSNVEVLRRASYDMANYLGYGDQLGSIEVGKLADFFLVPGDPTADLRAIKTVSMVSKGGVIYFPSEVYPEFGIKPFTTIPTIVESN, from the coding sequence ATGCAAATTCAAAAACCGATGAAAGCTATCCAATCAATTATTAGTGTCGTCGTGCTGATGACCACTTTAGGATGTTCTCAACAGTATGAGGCAGTAAATACAGTACAAGTTGCACTACCTAATCAAGAAAAATTTAGATTAATATTAGGTGGTACCGATGTAGGTGGAATGTTAGTTAATCGCAATGCTGAAAACATTATTATTGACTATTCATATAGTAATAATGGTCGTGGTTCTAGTAGCAAAGAAGTTCTGAAGTTGTCAGATACAGGTTTACCCATTGATTGGCGCATTACAGGAAAAACGGTTTTTGGTAATGAAGTTGATGAACAGTTTAGCTTGCAAGACAATATGGCGTATTGGCAGAGTACAGCTGAAAAAGGCAGTGCAAAATTTAATAACAGCGCTATATACATTGCGCAAAATGCGAGTCCGTATGCGCTTTACATATACGCTACAGCCTTGCTAGAAAAGCCAAATCATTCATTATCTGCATTACCTTCTGGCGAACTTACAATCACCCAAGTCGACAAGGTTGACCTTAAAGATATTAGCGGTGTGTTGGTCAATGCGACTATTTATGCAATCAATGGCATTGAACTGGATCCTAGCTATATAGCACTTGATGAGAACCAGCATATGATTGGTTATTTGTCGCCACGTGCTGTTGTGATTCGTGAAGGATTAGAACAACAAAGTAAGATCTTAAGCGATTTAGCGGCTAGCTTGAACGCAAGTCGATTTGAAAAAATAGCGAAGAAAACGACGCACCTATATGAGAAACCCGTGCGTATTAACAATGTCAGAATATTTGACCCAGTTAACATGCAACTTACTGATTCTCAATCAGTGCTGATTGAGAAAGACAAAATTACAGCTATCGAGCCATTGGTTGATATTCCTAAAGAAGGAGAAATTCTGATTGATGGTAATGGCGGTACATTAATCCCAGGATTATATGAAATGCATGGCCACATGAGCGATAACGACGCCCTACTTAATGTGATGGCAGGAGTGACTTCTGTTCGAGATATGGGTAATGAGATTGAAATACTAGATCCTTTAATCGAAAAAATTGAAAGTAATCAAATCATCGGTCCACGCATTACTAAAAGTGGCTTTATTGAAGGAAAAAGCGAATTTTCAGCTGCCACTGGAGAAATTGCTTCAACTGAACAAGAAGCCGTTGATCTTGTGAATACGTATGGTGAAAAAGGTGGTTATTTCCAAATCAAGATATACAGTTCTATTAATGGTGAGTGGGTGCCAGCCATGGCGAAAGCAGCAAAGAAACACGGCATGCGAGTAACAGGACATATTCCCGCATTCTCAACAGTTGATGAAATGATTGCCGCAGGGTATGACGAAATCACCCACATAAACCAAGGTATGCTCAGCTGGGTACTAGATCGAGATGAAGATACTCGAACACTTTATCGCATTACGGGAATGAAACGTTTTGTCGACTTGGATCTCAATAGCGAAAAAGTACAGAATACCTTAAACACCATGGTCGAAAAAAATATAGCGGTTGATCCCACCATTGTCATTCATGAATTTGGCTTAACGGCCAGAAATGGTAAAACTCGCATTGGCACAAAAGATTATATCGACAATATGCCTGTCGGAGTTCAAAGACAAGCGAAAGTCGGTTTATTAAATGTTGCTGATCAAGAAGAGGATAAGGCTTACCAGTTGGCTTTTGATAAAGTTATTGAGACACTCGCATTAATGCATAAAAAGGGAATTTTCCTCGTTCCAGGTACCGATCTAGGTGGCGCTTTTGAGCTGCACAGAGAGTTAGAACTATTCAAAAAAATTGGTATGTCTAACGTTGAAGTATTGCGCAGAGCTTCTTATGACATGGCTAATTATTTAGGCTATGGTGATCAACTTGGCAGTATTGAAGTCGGAAAACTGGCTGACTTTTTCTTAGTGCCTGGCGACCCAACAGCAGACCTTCGCGCTATCAAGACTGTGTCAATGGTTTCAAAAGGTGGTGTGATTTATTTCCCAAGTGAAGTTTACCCTGAGTTTGGAATCAAGCCATTCACGACAATACCCACGATCGTTGAGAGCAATTAA
- a CDS encoding LysR family transcriptional regulator — MIDELRAMAIFAETIKQGSFRAAAKELKLSPSVVSYQVTQLEKSVGTALIYRSTRKLSLTSEGGVLYQYALNMIQAAQQGLNQVAIEKQELRGTLTLTLPSALIKSEISKKISQFSKLHPFLNFKLFYTDDRQDLIHQGIDLAFRAGSMDDSNLKSKRVGEINRKLVCSYDYWKENIPPISPQDLTTWNWIKLDMLPNHRTLVNSAGEKCDIDFESNISVNNVEAMTQLCINGAGIATPPDYLIEKEIENNALVELLPNWQVESIPLYAVWPSNVFQNSSVKRLLEFLI; from the coding sequence ATGATAGATGAATTACGAGCAATGGCTATTTTTGCTGAGACGATTAAACAAGGTTCGTTTCGAGCGGCTGCAAAAGAGTTAAAACTTTCACCTTCAGTTGTTAGCTATCAAGTGACTCAATTGGAAAAATCTGTTGGTACGGCGTTAATTTATAGATCGACCAGAAAACTGTCATTAACCTCTGAAGGTGGAGTACTGTATCAGTATGCTTTGAATATGATCCAAGCTGCACAGCAAGGGTTAAATCAAGTAGCTATAGAAAAACAAGAGTTAAGAGGAACTTTAACCCTCACCTTACCTTCAGCTTTAATCAAATCAGAAATAAGCAAAAAAATATCTCAATTTAGTAAGTTACATCCTTTTTTGAATTTTAAATTATTTTATACCGATGACAGACAAGATCTTATACACCAAGGCATTGATTTAGCTTTTAGGGCGGGGTCAATGGATGACAGTAATCTTAAATCAAAACGGGTTGGTGAAATTAATAGAAAATTAGTTTGTTCTTACGATTACTGGAAAGAAAATATCCCCCCCATTTCTCCTCAGGACTTAACGACATGGAATTGGATCAAATTAGATATGCTTCCAAATCACAGAACGTTAGTAAATTCTGCTGGTGAAAAATGTGACATTGATTTTGAAAGCAATATCAGTGTAAATAATGTTGAAGCTATGACTCAGCTCTGTATCAATGGCGCAGGTATAGCAACGCCTCCTGATTATTTAATCGAAAAAGAAATTGAAAATAATGCCTTGGTGGAATTGCTACCAAATTGGCAAGTTGAGTCGATTCCCCTATATGCAGTTTGGCCAAGTAATGTATTTCAAAATAGTAGTGTTAAACGTTTATTAGAATTTTTAATCTGA
- a CDS encoding LysE family translocator, protein MSLLFAMFSFSLAMSISPGPVNMVILSSGANYGVRKTFSFVSGGTIGFTSLLLFIGLGFYKVIDLYPLLLKYLAISGSLFIVYMGYLIASSKPKLDINEQNLPTFMQGFLLQWLNPKAWIASVSGVSLFSVPENNQVFLTFLLIYFLVCYLSLFSWSVLGDKVTILLSNQLRLNLFNQLMGGLLIVTACFLLYSQFN, encoded by the coding sequence ATGTCGTTATTGTTCGCAATGTTTTCATTCTCATTGGCTATGTCAATATCTCCTGGGCCTGTGAATATGGTGATTTTATCTTCAGGAGCAAATTACGGAGTACGTAAAACGTTTTCATTCGTTTCAGGTGGAACGATTGGCTTCACATCACTGTTATTATTTATTGGATTAGGTTTTTATAAAGTTATTGACTTGTATCCATTATTGCTTAAATACTTAGCCATTTCTGGTTCATTATTTATTGTCTATATGGGATATTTAATCGCATCTTCAAAGCCTAAACTAGATATTAATGAACAAAACCTACCCACTTTTATGCAAGGTTTCCTTTTACAATGGTTAAATCCCAAAGCATGGATTGCAAGTGTGTCGGGTGTTTCTTTATTTTCAGTGCCTGAGAATAACCAGGTGTTTTTAACTTTTTTACTTATCTATTTTTTAGTCTGTTATCTATCACTTTTTTCCTGGTCTGTATTAGGAGATAAAGTCACAATACTGTTGAGTAATCAATTAAGGCTAAATCTTTTTAATCAATTAATGGGCGGGTTATTGATTGTGACCGCATGTTTTTTACTCTATTCACAATTTAATTAA